Within the Burkholderia ubonensis genome, the region GCTGCCGATCGCGTGACGCGCACGCCGGCGCGTGCGTGCGCCGACGCTTAGTCGGCGAGCCGTTTGTCGGCGAGCGCCTTGCAGCAGTCGTCGTACACCCGCTGCACGAGTTTCGCGCGGTAGTCGAGATCATCGGTGTCGACGATCTCCTCGACCGCGTCGCGCGCCCAGGCCGCGTCGACGAAGCCGGCATGGCGTTTCGCGATGTCCTGCGCGAGCGCGGACAGCTTCGCGATCGCCAGCCAGTCGGCCATGCGGTGGTGGCGGTCGAGCCAGCGGTGCGCGGCCTGTACCTGGAACGCGGAATCCGGCCATGCCTCATTGAGGTAGTACGCGCCGAGATTGCCGCAGGTGAGCCAGCAGAGGAGCTCCAGGCGGTCGTGCGAGCCGAGGGTGGGGCGGGCGTCGGTCATGGCAGCGCTCACGAAAAGCGTCGATTCCGGGTGGCGCGGCGTGCAGCGGCCGGCGCCCATACTAAAAACATAGCACGATGCGCGCCACCTGGCGCACCGGCGTCGCGGGCTCGGCTCAGAGGGTCGAACGCGGGGCCGGCGGCGCGCGCACCGCAGCCCCACCGCGCGCCCGCAGCGGGTCGGCCGCGTCGGCTCCCCACGCGTCGCCGCACCCGTCGCACCGTCGTTAGAATGGCCGTTTTCCGGGAGACAGGAAGCGATGAAAACCTACGACCAGTTCTATATCGACGGCGCCTGGCGCCAACCGGCGGGCGCCGGCACGATCGACGTGATCGACTCGGGCACCGAGGCCGTGATCGGCCGGATTCCGGAAGGGCAGCCGGCCGACGCGCAGGCGGTCCGCGCCGCGCGCGCCGCATTCGACGGCTGGGCCGCGACCCCGCCCGCGACCCGCGCCGCGTACCTGCGCAAGATCGCCGGGCATCTGCAGGCGCGCAGCGAGGAGCTGGCGCAGTCGATCACGGGCGAAGTCGGGATGCCGATCAAGCTGTCGCGCGCGATCCAGGTCGGCGGGCCGATCTACAACTGGAACGCGTATGCGAAGCTCGCGGAGTCGTTCGAGTTCGACGCGCAAGTGGGCAATTCGCTCGTCGTGCGCGAGCCGGTCGGCGTCGTCGCGGCAATCACGCCGTGGAACTACCCGCTCAACCAGATCACGCTGAAGGTCGCGCCGGCGCTCGCGGCCGGCTGCACGGTGGTCCTCAAGCCGTCCGAAGTCGCGCCGCTCAATGCGTTCATGCTCGCCGAGGCGATCGACGCCGCGGGGCTGCCGGCCGGCGTATTCAACCTCGTGTGCGGCTACGGGCCCGTCGTCGGCGAAGTGCTCGCGACCGACCCCGACGTCGACATGGTGTCGTTCACCGGCTCGACGCGCGCGGGCAAGCGCGTGGCCGAGCTGGCCGCCGCGAGCGTCAAGCGCGTCGCGCTCGAGCTGGGCGGCAAGTCGGCGTCGGTGATCCTCGACGACGCCGACTTCGCGGCGGCGGTGAAGGGCACGGTCAACGCGTGCTACCTGAACGCCGGGCAGACCTGTTCGGCACACACGCGGATGCTCGTGCCGCAGGCGCGTTACGACGAGGCGCGGGCGCTGGCGAAGACCGCGGCCGAAGCGTATGTCGCCGGCGACCCGCGGCAGGAGGCGACGCGCCTCGGCGCGCTCGCGTCGGCGGCGCAGCAGCAGCGCGTGCAGTCGTACATCCAGCGCGGCATCGACGAAGGCGCCGAACTCGTGACGGGCGGCGTCGGCCTGCCGGACGGCATCGAGAAGGGCTTCTTCGTGAAGCCGACCGTGTTCGGCCGCGTCGATC harbors:
- a CDS encoding aldehyde dehydrogenase family protein; this encodes MKTYDQFYIDGAWRQPAGAGTIDVIDSGTEAVIGRIPEGQPADAQAVRAARAAFDGWAATPPATRAAYLRKIAGHLQARSEELAQSITGEVGMPIKLSRAIQVGGPIYNWNAYAKLAESFEFDAQVGNSLVVREPVGVVAAITPWNYPLNQITLKVAPALAAGCTVVLKPSEVAPLNAFMLAEAIDAAGLPAGVFNLVCGYGPVVGEVLATDPDVDMVSFTGSTRAGKRVAELAAASVKRVALELGGKSASVILDDADFAAAVKGTVNACYLNAGQTCSAHTRMLVPQARYDEARALAKTAAEAYVAGDPRQEATRLGALASAAQQQRVQSYIQRGIDEGAELVTGGVGLPDGIEKGFFVKPTVFGRVDPKSTIAQEEIFGPVLSIITYRDEEEAVRIANDSPYGLGGAVWAGSDERALRVARRMRTGQVDINGGTWNMAAPFGGFKQSGHGRENGVYGLEEYLEYKSMQMKPAKPA